The genome window GATTGTGTCCCTCCCTGAAGCATTTCCAGATAGAAAATCTTTTGTCACTTTTTCTGTTCTATTGTATACGGCCACTGTAAAGCCGTGGTCATTCATATTGAGGACAAGGTTTTGCCCCATCACCGCTAGTCCAATTAATCCTATATCTGCTTTCATTTCATCCTCCTGTTCTCTTTTATAACTCTCTTTTAGTCTTGTATATTTACTCAGTTTCTTCCAGTTCTTTTAACCATATTTCAGGATCGCTGTCACTGGGCATTCGCCAGTCTCCCCGGGGAGAAAGAGCAATGGTTCCCACCTTGGGCCCATCGGGCAGACAGGATCGTTTGAACTGCTGGCTGAAAAATCGCTGGATAAATTTTTTCAACCAGTCCTTGATGACCCTTGGCTCATAATGATCTTCAAAGGCCTTCTTTGCTAGGTAATAGGTCTTTGAAGGACCGAAGCCGCAGCGGACAAATTGATAAAGGAAGAAGTCATGAAGCTCATAAGGGCCGATGACGTCTTCGGTTTTCTGGGCAATCTGTCCCTGCCTGTCGGGGGGCAGCAGCTCGGGGCTGATGGGTGTGTCAATGATGTCATAAAGGATTTCCGCTGCCTTCCTGTTTTTCTGTCTGTCCGCGACAAACTGCACCAGGTATCGAACCAGGGTCTTGGGGACTCCGGTGTTGACAGCATACATGGACATGTGGTCGCCGTTGTAAGTACACCAGCCCAAGGCCAGTTCCGAGAGGTCCCCCGTACCGATGACGATGCCGCCCATCATATTCGCCTTATTCATGAGATACATGGTTCTTTGACGGGCCTGAACGTTTTCATAGGCCACATCCGAGGGTTCTCCGCTGTGATTCAGGTCTTTTAGCTGATGGGTGCATATGTCTTGAATATCCATGACTTCCATGGGAATCCCCATTTCCTCACAGAGGAGCTGCGCGTTGCTTTTTGTCCGTTTTGTTGTCCCGAAACCAGGCATTGTATAGCATTGGAGCCCTGTCTGCGGGAGGCCTGCTCTTGTGAAGGCCTCCTGGGCAACCAGTAGAGCCAATGTGGAGTCCAACCCTCCCGAAAGGCCGAGAACGGCCGTTTTGCACCCTATATGCATCAACCGGGCGGCTAGGGCTGTGCTCTGTATTGAGAAAATTTCTCTGCAACGGATTTCCCTGTCCTCTTCGGATGAGGGAACAAAGGGATGGGAATCCACCAGGCGCTGCAGTCCTTCCTCATCTCTTGAGGATGCTGTCCCCTTATAAGGGATGGTCCGGAAGGGGAGGGATTCAAAGTCGATGGTTTGGGAGTAGGAAGGAGAGCTGATCCTCTGATGCTCCAGGAATTCAAGATCGACATCGCTGCAAATCCAGCTGTTTTGTGTTTGAAAACGGTCTCCCTCCTTTAAAAGTCTTCCGTTTTCATAAATCAGGGTATGTCCACCATAGACTGTGTCTGTTGTGGATTCTCCGGGTCCTGCTGAGGCATAGATATAGCTGCCGATGGTCCGGGCGGACTGCTGAGAGGTCACTTGTTTCCGATAGTCAGCTTTGCCGACCAGCTCATTACTGGCGGAGGGGTTCGCTATGATCAGGGCTCCTGCCAGGGACAAAAAGGTGCTGGGGGGAAGAGGTGACCAGAGGTCCTCACAGATTTCAATGCCGAATCGCATAAGCGGGTTGTTCTCATCCTGGAAAATTAAATCTGTACCAAAGGGGATGATTTCATGATTCAGGGAAATTGTGTTTTCTCTGATGTTCCGGCCCGAACTAAACCAGCGTTGCTCATAAAACTCGTTGCTATTGGGGAGGTAGATCTTTGGAACAATTCCAAGGATCTGCCCGCCAGATAGAACCGCGGCACAGTTGTAAAGGGCGCTATGCACTAAAAGAGGGACGCCGACGATGATCGGAAAATCCAGTTGGAGAGTTTCTTCCGTAAGGGACTGTAGGACTTTTTTAGACTTCTCAAGAAGAGTGTTCTGCCTGAAAAGATCGCTGCAGCTATATCCGCTTATTGCCAGTTCCGGTAGGAGAAGAAGGTCCGGCCTGTCGCTTTTGGCTTTATGGATCAATTCCAAAATAGCTGAGAGGTTTTTTTCTACAGAAGCTGGTTTTACAACGGGGACGGCGGCGCAAATACGGGCAAAGCCATGTTTCTTCAATTCGTACTCCTCATCTTCAGGATGAATTTATCTCTCATGAGATCCTCTGTCAACAGAAACAGTAGGAGTGGACACTCTAATTCCCTACAATTTTGTATATATTGAGCGATTTCATACTTTTGTGTAGACCTCTCTCAAAAAAAGTAATTTCAGAATTGAGATGGTGAAATAAGCTAAGTTTTTACTGTAAAATAACTAATTCCTCATAATATTCACATGGCATAGCATTTGCATATAGGCATATAGGTAGTTGCAAAGATCCTCGAGTTGTATTGACACTCTTTGCAGGCTGACAGGAGGAATAGTATATGGCAACCTTTGACAGAAATAAATCCATCTGGGTCGTTGATTCAACCCTGAGAGAACGAAGTATGATGAGAGGCCGCGAATACAGTGAAGCTGAGAAACTTAAAATTGCTCAGCTTCTAGCCCTTTCCGGAGTAAATGAGATAGAGGCCGGCATCCCTGCCAGAGGCCCCCATGAATGCCGAGCTATCAGACAGATTAAGATTGATAACCCCGGGACCCTGGTGACCTGCTGGGTAAAGGCTTCAATGGCCTCCATTGAGCTGGCGACTCGCTGTTCAGTCAAGAGTATTCATATTTGTTTTCCAGAAGAAACCATTTCTCACAATATCTCTTCTACACAGTTTGAGAAGGCATTGGCTGAGATGAAGAGCATGATTGATAAGTGCTTTGAATCTTTTGATCTTGTCAGTGTGGGGATCTCCAATCCATTCAGTGGTGATCTTACTAAGCTCAATCGGTTCATATCCAAAGCCTCTGATTATGGAGCACATAGAGTCCGCCTCGCCGATTCTGAAAATGCTGTGTCTGCGGAAAATGTGAAATCCTTCTTTGAAACCGTCAAAACCAGAACCAGTGCCTCCCTGGAGTTCCATGGTCATAATGCCGGAGGTCTGGGAATAGAAAATACTCTCAGCTCCATATACGGCGGGGCTGATGCTGTCAGTCTGACAGTCAATGGTTTGGGAGGGAATGGCGGTGTCGCCTGTTTAGAAGATGTAGGCCCGGCGCTGCTGAGTGCCTTTCAATACACGGATCTCAATTTCTATAAACTGAAGGAAGTGGCCAGAATGGTTACCACTCTAGAAAATAGAAGGAAAGTGAGAAGAAAAAGCGTCAATGCGGCTTGATAAGGATTAAGGCTGGTTAAACCCGTCGGAAAAATTCTATAATCCCGACGAGGTTTTATGAAGTTTCGAAGTCCATCAGCCAGAATGCCCAAGGCGGGAATGACACTGATTTTCCTGCCGATCCTTTTCTTGTTCCTTTTATATACTGTCCTCAGTGTTCAATCTATTCATAAAATCTGTTCTCTGGATCGAGCCTTCGAGGTCCTCTTCGCAGGGGATGCTCTTTCCGAACAGAATCTTGAAGTCTTTCAATCTCTCAATTCAGATACTCTTTTCTCATACATGGCCGGCTGGAGGGAGTCCAAACAGGAGGCCGCTCTGCTCCTCTTGGGATATCAGGGGATTTTTCTGGAAAAAAGGATGTCCGAAGCAGCTTTCCCCCATGCTGTAGCCGGGCTGGAAGGAAGAGATCGGGCGAATGAAGAATCCCAGTTCTCCGCAATAGATCAGTTGGTCCGTAATGATCCCGAAGCTGCTGAAGAACTCCTGAAAGAACAGTGGTTACATTATTCTTTAAATCCCGAGTTGCCCCCCCAGGATGGATTTTTCAGCCGTATCAGAACTGTAGTTTTAAGGACTAATACCAGTGATTTTTGGATTGAGGCTCTATTGGGCTGGAGTGGTTTACCAGATTCCGGTTTTGACGCAGCCTTTTTACTGGCAACCTGCTATGAATCAGTCGGGTCCTGGGAAGATGCTCTGTTTTGGTATGAACAGGCTGGAAGCAGAGGGAATCACTGGAAGGAAACGCGGCGGAGTCAATGGTACAGGATGAGGATCATCATTCGGAATTCTCCGGAGAGATTGCCGAATTTTCTGGTTACACTGGGCACAGTCAGAAACGAGGATGCTTATTTTGATGATATCCTTGATGATTACTTCAGTGTTCTGGTGAGACGCCGCGGTTGGACTGAGTTGGCCCAGCTCCTCCCCCTTCTCAATAAGGCGGGATTGTCAGGTCCTGCCTCTCAGGGGATGTTTCTACTAAACCGGGCCAGGAAAGAAGGTTCTCTCTTTTTGGGGGACTCTGTATTTTCAAAGGACGATCTTGTACTAGACCCGAAAGGCTATTACGCATTGAGAGTGTTTCCGGAAACCTGGCCGTATATTCTGAATTCTGAGAATCAAGATTCCATGCAGGACCCCAATGATAGCTCCTACATGGATGAACTCCTGATGTATCTGATTCATGCAGGTTATGAGGTCGAAGCGTACCGGCTGTGGATGGAGGACAAACCATCGCTTTCGCCTGAGACGGTTATGACTCTCTGCCGGTATTTGGAAGACCGGGGAGACCTGTATGACCTGATTACTTTCGCCGGCTACTGGTACTATAATTTTTCAATAGAGACTGCGCTCAAACTTCTTCCCTGGGTCTTCCCGGGGGCAGAACGTTATGATTTTACTGAAGGCGATGTCCCGGAAGAACTGATTTTGGGTATCATCAGGAGAGAGAGTGCCTTCCATGAAACCATTTCTTCCAGAGCCGGGGCTGGAGGCTTGATGCAGTTAATGCCTTCCACAGCGGGGGATTTAGCGCATAAACACAGGATGGAAGACTGGGATCTTATGAAGGCTGAAGATAATATCCTCCTGGGAACTCTTTATCTTGAATGGCTTCAGGAGAGACCCTGGACAAGCTCTTTTATCGATGTCCTGGCAGCCTATAATGGCGGTGGAGGCAACCTCCGCAGTTGGAAGAGGCTGCATCCTTTTGAGGATCCCGATCTTTTTATCCAGAGCATTCCCTTTCGGGAAACCCGTGATTATGTGCGCAAAGTCATTGTCGCAGCGGCTTCTTACAGGTATCTTGAAACAGGTGATCCTCCGGGAGAATGGCTGGATCAGTTTTATCGTTTATTTTGAGCTATATTTTAATTCTTGACGTTTATTAAGGTGGTATGAATGACATATTTACAGGGTATCGTACTGGGGCTTATTCAAGGGCTGACTGAATTCCTGCCAGTTTCCAGTTCGGGGCATCTTCTGATGGTGAGAAACCTGATGGGGCTGGGTGATATTCCCATCCTTTTTGATGTGGTTCTCCATGTGGCGACACTGATTGTCGTACTGGTGATGTTTAGGAAAAAAATCATTGAGCTTCTCCTGTCTCTGGCAAACTGGCTGCTCCGAAGGGCAGATGACCGGGATAAACGGAATATGAAGCTCATAGGCATCATCCTTATCGCCGTATTTATTACGGGAGTTCTTGGAATCTTTATTAGCAATTTAAATATTGCCGACTCTCCCAAGATTGTCTTTCCCCTGTATCTCATCACAGCCTTACTTCTTTTGACCACGATCAAGTCAAAAGGTGGCAGAGAGTATGGGGATCTGGACTATAAAGATGGGATTTTCACAGGCATTGCTCAGGGATTGGGTGTCTTTCCTGGAATCTCCCGCTCCGGAATCACCATTTCAGCCGGCTTATATCGGAAAATGAATCGTGATGTTGCAGCAGAGTATTCCTTTCTTATTTCCATACCAGCCATACTGGGAGCTCTCCTTTTAGACCTTAAGGATGGTGGAGAGCTTATGAGCAGTATTTCTGCTCCGGTTCTCACAACTTCATTTTTGGCCGCCTTGATTTCAGGGTTTCTTGCCCTCTGGATGCTGGTTCGCCTCATCAACAGCGGGAAATTTTATTACTTCAGTTTTTACCTGATTCCCCTGGGAATTCTGGGGTTGATATTCTTCTGATCATGAAAACCGGTGTCTTCTCC of Oceanispirochaeta crateris contains these proteins:
- a CDS encoding NAD(+) synthase; amino-acid sequence: MKKHGFARICAAVPVVKPASVEKNLSAILELIHKAKSDRPDLLLLPELAISGYSCSDLFRQNTLLEKSKKVLQSLTEETLQLDFPIIVGVPLLVHSALYNCAAVLSGGQILGIVPKIYLPNSNEFYEQRWFSSGRNIRENTISLNHEIIPFGTDLIFQDENNPLMRFGIEICEDLWSPLPPSTFLSLAGALIIANPSASNELVGKADYRKQVTSQQSARTIGSYIYASAGPGESTTDTVYGGHTLIYENGRLLKEGDRFQTQNSWICSDVDLEFLEHQRISSPSYSQTIDFESLPFRTIPYKGTASSRDEEGLQRLVDSHPFVPSSEEDREIRCREIFSIQSTALAARLMHIGCKTAVLGLSGGLDSTLALLVAQEAFTRAGLPQTGLQCYTMPGFGTTKRTKSNAQLLCEEMGIPMEVMDIQDICTHQLKDLNHSGEPSDVAYENVQARQRTMYLMNKANMMGGIVIGTGDLSELALGWCTYNGDHMSMYAVNTGVPKTLVRYLVQFVADRQKNRKAAEILYDIIDTPISPELLPPDRQGQIAQKTEDVIGPYELHDFFLYQFVRCGFGPSKTYYLAKKAFEDHYEPRVIKDWLKKFIQRFFSQQFKRSCLPDGPKVGTIALSPRGDWRMPSDSDPEIWLKELEETE
- a CDS encoding undecaprenyl-diphosphate phosphatase; amino-acid sequence: MTYLQGIVLGLIQGLTEFLPVSSSGHLLMVRNLMGLGDIPILFDVVLHVATLIVVLVMFRKKIIELLLSLANWLLRRADDRDKRNMKLIGIILIAVFITGVLGIFISNLNIADSPKIVFPLYLITALLLLTTIKSKGGREYGDLDYKDGIFTGIAQGLGVFPGISRSGITISAGLYRKMNRDVAAEYSFLISIPAILGALLLDLKDGGELMSSISAPVLTTSFLAALISGFLALWMLVRLINSGKFYYFSFYLIPLGILGLIFF
- a CDS encoding flagellar assembly lytic transglycosylase; this encodes MKFRSPSARMPKAGMTLIFLPILFLFLLYTVLSVQSIHKICSLDRAFEVLFAGDALSEQNLEVFQSLNSDTLFSYMAGWRESKQEAALLLLGYQGIFLEKRMSEAAFPHAVAGLEGRDRANEESQFSAIDQLVRNDPEAAEELLKEQWLHYSLNPELPPQDGFFSRIRTVVLRTNTSDFWIEALLGWSGLPDSGFDAAFLLATCYESVGSWEDALFWYEQAGSRGNHWKETRRSQWYRMRIIIRNSPERLPNFLVTLGTVRNEDAYFDDILDDYFSVLVRRRGWTELAQLLPLLNKAGLSGPASQGMFLLNRARKEGSLFLGDSVFSKDDLVLDPKGYYALRVFPETWPYILNSENQDSMQDPNDSSYMDELLMYLIHAGYEVEAYRLWMEDKPSLSPETVMTLCRYLEDRGDLYDLITFAGYWYYNFSIETALKLLPWVFPGAERYDFTEGDVPEELILGIIRRESAFHETISSRAGAGGLMQLMPSTAGDLAHKHRMEDWDLMKAEDNILLGTLYLEWLQERPWTSSFIDVLAAYNGGGGNLRSWKRLHPFEDPDLFIQSIPFRETRDYVRKVIVAAASYRYLETGDPPGEWLDQFYRLF